The following nucleotide sequence is from Acidobacteriota bacterium.
CCACTCCTCACGGAACGCCTTCACCAACCCCCGGGCTGAGTGGAACTGCTCTTGAGAGGCAACCCCGGATCCAGAGGCGAAATATCCGTCTATCTCCCCTTGGGCGAGGATGATCTTCGCCGCTCGATAGACCTTGGAAGCAGGAGGATTGCCCGAGGTATCGCAGAAGTTCGCCAGTTTGAACCCCTCCTTTAGCACCGCATCCATCGACATCATCGACCCACCACCGCCAGCGCCATGGAAACCGATATAGCCCTCACCCTTCTTGAACCCCTCCGCCAATTGGATGAAGTAGAAGGTCCCTCGATAATCCCCTTCCTCCACCTTGTAGGCAATCCGCTCGAGCTCGGTAGCAGGACGACTGAACTCACGGGCGATATCGATGCCAAGCTCGGGATGACGGAAGACCGCGTAATCATCGATGGTGAGACGGCAATCAGCGGCAATGAGCCTACCATCCTTGGTGAGCACCAATGGATTTATCTCTGCAGATCGCGCCTCGTACTTCCTCGCCACCCGGTAAAGGGACGAAAGGAGCTTTCCCAATTTGAGAAGAAGGGATCCTGAGATACCGGTTCTCCTCACCAACTCCCTCGCTCGATACTCGGGGAAACCACCGCTTACCACTATCTCCTCCTTTGCTACCTTGTCTGGAAAACGACGAGCGATCTCCTCTATCCCCGTACCGCCAACCGAGCTGAAGAGGATCACCGGTTTCCTCGCGGTAT
It contains:
- a CDS encoding acetate--CoA ligase family protein, with translation MARLYEYQGKEILKKEGIDIPRGALARNQREARKIAEDLACEVAIKAQVWTTGRASLGGILFAKDGKEAGDKAEEILKKKFKGVMPEGVLVEEKLAIEREFFVSVIIDDTARKPVILFSSVGGTGIEEIARRFPDKVAKEEIVVSGGFPEYRARELVRRTGISGSLLLKLGKLLSSLYRVARKYEARSAEINPLVLTKDGRLIAADCRLTIDDYAVFRHPELGIDIAREFSRPATELERIAYKVEEGDYRGTFYFIQLAEGFKKGEGYIGFHGAGGGGSMMSMDAVLKEGFKLANFCDTSGNPPASKVYRAAKIILAQGEIDGYFASGSGVASQEQFHSARGLVKAFREEW